The following proteins come from a genomic window of Mariniflexile sp. TRM1-10:
- a CDS encoding SusC/RagA family TonB-linked outer membrane protein, whose amino-acid sequence MKYNITNLLYSFSFVLIFFTSFQLSAQSSEQVVRGQVIDAGTKEPILGATIIEQDAENRTITGVVTDFDGNFAIRIKSTNNKLVISTIGYATQVFEIGSKRNFAVEMVEKIEGLDEIVITGSKGSDDGLLNIANRNLTTSVVTVKASDLQNTQAASIDEALQGRVPGVDITANSGDPGAGMQIRIRGTSSITGSSDPLIVVDGMPYETSIPEDFNFGTADQQGYAALLNVAPADIESITILKDAAATAMWGARAASGVLIINTKRGAVGAPKIGYSFTGTVQKMPNTIPMLSGDQYSQLIPEAYMNRTGTPLNTLTVKEFQYDPQEVYYYKNYGNNTDWVDAITQTGLTGEHNISLQGGGERARYYSSVGYYNSKGVTKGTAYERLNGRLNLDYVVSDRIRFKADISYTHSSTDRNYVNSFGESRDRDRLRSVAYVKMPNMSIYEYDDLGDITPNYFSPAQNIQGQYSGTYNPVAMAEFATNNQVGERIVPHFNLKVDLVPDRLISTFDIQYDFNSTKAKSFLPQNATGRPFTETVVNRASDADVDATSITTKTNFIYTPHLGEKHSLQSILSLQSNDFRYESHQALTSNTASSLLTDPSVPSRTQNSDLQLYTNNSQSRNVGALINAQYGYDDRYLINVGLRADGNSKFGPDNRYALFPSISTRWRVSGEKFMEHLNWVDDFSVRASLGQSGRAPRYDYRYFNYYSNYPTEYLGSNGVYPANIQLNNLRWETLTGKNLGFNIQLFDKRVMMDIDLYQNRTKDLLFENIDITTISGYPRLSDQNVGVLDNQGWEIGLYTTPFKNDKWMIDFNFNISRNENIIREISEFYPNESGNIDRNGEYKRFLQVDNPFGSFYGYKFKGVYSDLESTKAVDANGNVIVGPNGQEVYMRFNYPNIDYTFQPGDAIYEDINKDGNIDSRDIVYLGNSNPKFTGGFGPSFSYNKQFKLQLFFTYRLDYDIINGTDMITTNMYGFDNQSTAVLSRWRNPGDVTDMPRAIYRGGYNWLGSSRYVEDASFLRFRSATFSYNFGKNFLKSLKLDDLNLYFTADNIYTFTKYRGQDPEVNMRGGDPFGIAIDNSRTPPTRRFTLGLRTRF is encoded by the coding sequence ATGAAATATAACATAACCAACTTACTTTATAGTTTTTCTTTTGTATTGATTTTCTTTACATCATTCCAATTGTCTGCGCAATCTTCAGAACAAGTGGTAAGAGGTCAAGTTATCGATGCAGGGACAAAAGAACCAATTTTGGGGGCAACCATAATAGAACAGGATGCCGAAAACAGAACCATAACGGGGGTTGTTACCGATTTTGACGGGAACTTCGCCATTCGTATAAAGAGTACCAACAATAAATTAGTCATCTCAACCATAGGATATGCTACACAAGTATTTGAAATAGGCAGTAAAAGAAATTTTGCTGTAGAGATGGTAGAAAAGATTGAAGGTTTAGATGAAATAGTAATTACGGGGTCAAAAGGCTCTGATGACGGACTTTTGAACATTGCCAACCGTAACTTAACTACCAGTGTGGTAACCGTTAAAGCCAGCGATTTACAAAATACGCAGGCCGCATCGATTGATGAAGCGCTTCAAGGGCGTGTACCTGGGGTTGATATTACAGCAAATTCAGGAGATCCGGGAGCAGGAATGCAAATTCGTATACGTGGTACATCGTCTATCACAGGGTCGTCTGATCCTTTAATAGTTGTAGACGGAATGCCTTATGAAACCTCTATTCCAGAAGATTTTAACTTTGGTACCGCTGATCAGCAAGGCTATGCCGCACTTTTAAATGTGGCACCAGCCGATATTGAGAGTATTACCATTTTAAAAGATGCAGCCGCAACCGCCATGTGGGGGGCTCGCGCAGCGAGTGGGGTTTTAATTATTAACACCAAACGTGGTGCGGTAGGTGCGCCTAAAATAGGCTACTCGTTTACAGGTACCGTTCAAAAGATGCCAAATACGATTCCTATGTTAAGTGGTGATCAGTATTCGCAATTAATTCCAGAAGCCTATATGAATCGTACCGGTACTCCACTTAATACCTTAACAGTTAAGGAATTCCAATACGATCCACAGGAAGTGTATTATTATAAAAACTACGGAAACAATACCGATTGGGTTGATGCCATTACACAGACCGGATTAACCGGAGAACACAATATCTCACTTCAGGGTGGAGGTGAACGCGCTCGTTACTATTCTTCTGTAGGGTACTACAACTCTAAAGGGGTTACCAAAGGGACGGCTTATGAGCGTCTTAACGGACGTTTGAATTTAGATTACGTCGTGTCCGATCGTATTCGGTTTAAAGCAGATATCTCGTATACGCACTCTAGTACGGACAGAAATTATGTAAATTCTTTTGGTGAGAGTCGTGATAGAGACCGACTTCGTAGTGTTGCTTATGTAAAAATGCCAAACATGAGTATTTATGAGTACGACGATTTAGGAGATATTACACCTAACTATTTTTCTCCGGCACAAAATATACAAGGACAATATTCTGGAACCTATAATCCGGTGGCTATGGCTGAGTTTGCGACCAATAACCAAGTCGGAGAACGTATTGTACCGCACTTTAATTTAAAAGTAGATTTAGTACCCGATCGCTTAATTTCTACTTTTGATATTCAGTATGATTTTAATAGTACAAAAGCTAAATCGTTTTTACCGCAAAATGCAACAGGTAGACCATTTACCGAAACCGTGGTGAATCGTGCGTCTGATGCCGATGTTGATGCCACCAGTATCACCACAAAAACGAATTTTATTTATACACCACATTTAGGTGAAAAACATAGCTTACAGTCTATTTTATCGCTTCAATCTAACGACTTCCGATACGAATCGCACCAGGCGTTAACTTCTAACACGGCTTCGTCATTGTTAACAGACCCATCGGTGCCATCTAGAACACAAAATTCAGATTTACAATTATATACTAATAATAGCCAGTCTAGAAATGTGGGTGCTTTAATTAATGCACAATATGGGTACGACGATAGGTATCTAATTAATGTTGGTCTTCGTGCCGACGGTAATTCTAAGTTTGGACCGGATAACCGTTATGCCTTATTTCCTTCTATCTCGACACGTTGGAGAGTATCTGGAGAGAAATTTATGGAGCACTTAAATTGGGTAGACGACTTTAGTGTACGTGCCAGTTTAGGGCAATCGGGTCGTGCGCCACGTTATGATTACCGTTACTTTAATTATTACAGCAATTATCCTACGGAATATTTAGGATCAAATGGTGTGTATCCAGCCAACATACAATTAAACAACTTACGTTGGGAAACCTTAACCGGTAAAAACTTAGGGTTCAATATTCAACTGTTTGATAAACGCGTGATGATGGACATTGACCTTTATCAAAACAGAACCAAAGATCTTTTGTTTGAAAATATCGACATCACAACCATTTCAGGTTACCCGCGTTTATCAGACCAAAACGTGGGAGTATTAGATAACCAAGGTTGGGAAATAGGTTTATATACGACCCCGTTTAAAAATGATAAGTGGATGATAGATTTCAACTTCAATATTTCAAGAAACGAAAACATAATTCGTGAAATTTCAGAGTTTTATCCAAACGAAAGCGGAAACATAGACCGTAACGGAGAGTACAAACGTTTCTTACAGGTAGATAACCCATTCGGATCGTTTTACGGCTATAAGTTTAAAGGCGTTTATTCAGATTTAGAATCTACCAAAGCTGTTGATGCCAACGGAAATGTTATTGTAGGTCCTAATGGTCAAGAAGTTTATATGCGATTTAATTATCCTAACATAGATTATACATTCCAACCTGGAGATGCCATTTACGAGGATATTAATAAAGATGGTAATATAGACAGTAGAGATATCGTGTACTTAGGAAACAGTAACCCTAAATTCACCGGAGGTTTTGGTCCTTCATTTTCTTATAACAAGCAATTTAAATTGCAGTTATTCTTTACATATCGTTTAGACTATGATATTATTAACGGTACAGATATGATTACCACGAATATGTACGGTTTCGATAATCAAAGTACAGCGGTATTATCGAGATGGAGAAACCCAGGAGATGTTACCGATATGCCTCGCGCTATTTACAGAGGAGGATACAACTGGTTAGGGTCCAGCCGTTATGTAGAGGATGCCTCTTTCTTAAGATTTAGATCGGCCACCTTTAGCTATAATTTTGGTAAGAACTTTTTAAAGAGTTTAAAACTAGACGATTTAAATCTGTATTTCACGGCCGATAACATTTATACTTTTACCAAATATCGTGGTCAAGACCCAGAGGTTAATATGCGTGGAGGCGATCCCTTTGGAATAGCTATCGATAATTCACGTACACCACCAACGAGACGTTTCACTTTAGGATTAAGAACCAGATTTTAA
- a CDS encoding fasciclin domain-containing protein translates to MKKIIRYYLLFSPLIFFLANCSKKEVDEYYARPDDLEPPIYQQLEAAGNFQNLIKLIEVAGYKDILGKAGYWTMMAPNDAAFENYFQEQGIADVSGIDSLTASKIVKYALIYNAFRTERLSDYQSNIGWEEDMAFRRRTAYYDGFQNKVVDGTPMVVVGSNRNNVEGGDPYISGDNNNKYITYFAEEYMNAATLGSYDYNFFFPNSTYTGFNVLSSEVVQADIVAENGIIHEVNKVSLPPLNLDQKLEESPNYSLFYQLLEDNLVNYVFDQEATTTYQNYTRKSDEVYVKVYDPALSFSPNNENFLKATDNDGQSDAYTLIVPENTALQVFVDEVLLKNYSALDKLPKYVFEDFFNAHMVQAAVWPSKVAGYSNALDEDIRIDMDTDVIEAELLSNGFFYGTNKIQESNLFYSVYTSAYLDPAFTLATRLFNDGSGYREIASNIYSNYTLFLPSDEILMNLGFDYDINRSEWVYVSPETGNEVRGSLARARIARVLYNGIVPTPNMELNDLSGSGIIRSGDFDLPGEYIKWDNNQVFAAGNEVLDNRVNILGYEDQRNGRTYYIDNILEFSEEFQGVDLAALAAETGSQYAYFYEFLKSSGLYDEASGAIDGIELGTPYTFVIPSNDAIRQAVMDGVLPGDAVTGEPNFVPANDIAREGISNFVKYHFIATRTASDDGLINGLTETLLKTEFGEKTYVNIVSGPGDLNFVDAGNRIANYIPLESNHLADRTLIHLVDNYLLYTE, encoded by the coding sequence ATGAAGAAAATAATACGCTATTATTTGCTATTTTCACCACTTATCTTTTTTCTTGCTAATTGTAGCAAAAAAGAAGTAGATGAGTATTACGCAAGACCAGATGATCTTGAGCCCCCTATCTACCAGCAGCTTGAAGCTGCAGGGAATTTCCAAAACCTAATCAAACTTATTGAAGTTGCGGGTTATAAAGATATTCTTGGCAAAGCAGGCTACTGGACCATGATGGCACCAAACGATGCCGCTTTTGAAAATTATTTTCAGGAACAGGGTATCGCAGATGTTTCGGGCATAGACTCGTTAACCGCATCAAAAATTGTTAAATATGCTCTAATTTATAATGCTTTTCGTACCGAAAGACTTTCCGATTACCAATCTAATATAGGTTGGGAAGAAGATATGGCTTTTAGACGTAGAACGGCCTATTACGATGGCTTTCAAAATAAAGTTGTAGATGGTACACCTATGGTTGTTGTCGGGTCTAACCGCAATAATGTAGAGGGTGGCGATCCTTATATTTCTGGAGACAATAATAATAAGTACATTACTTACTTTGCCGAAGAATATATGAACGCTGCTACCTTAGGTAGTTATGATTATAATTTCTTTTTTCCAAATTCTACGTATACAGGATTTAATGTATTAAGTTCAGAAGTCGTTCAGGCTGATATCGTTGCGGAAAACGGCATTATTCACGAGGTAAACAAAGTGTCGTTACCACCGCTAAATTTGGATCAAAAATTAGAAGAAAGCCCAAATTACAGTTTGTTTTATCAATTACTTGAAGACAATTTGGTAAACTATGTTTTCGATCAGGAAGCGACAACAACCTATCAGAACTACACACGTAAGTCTGATGAAGTTTATGTTAAAGTTTACGATCCAGCATTATCATTCTCACCAAACAACGAAAATTTCTTAAAGGCTACAGATAACGACGGACAAAGTGATGCTTATACCTTAATCGTTCCTGAAAATACAGCCTTGCAAGTATTTGTGGATGAGGTTTTATTGAAAAACTATTCGGCTTTAGATAAACTTCCTAAATATGTCTTTGAAGATTTCTTTAATGCACATATGGTACAAGCTGCCGTTTGGCCTTCAAAAGTTGCTGGTTATAGTAATGCTTTAGATGAAGATATCCGTATTGATATGGATACCGATGTTATAGAAGCCGAGCTTTTAAGTAACGGGTTCTTTTACGGTACAAATAAAATTCAAGAGTCAAATTTATTCTACAGTGTTTATACCTCGGCGTATTTAGATCCTGCGTTTACATTAGCAACCCGTTTGTTTAATGATGGTTCCGGATACCGCGAAATAGCTAGTAATATTTATAGTAACTATACCTTATTTCTACCTTCTGATGAGATACTAATGAACTTAGGATTTGATTATGATATCAATCGATCAGAGTGGGTTTACGTATCGCCAGAAACAGGCAATGAAGTTCGTGGTAGTTTAGCCAGAGCCAGAATAGCCAGAGTACTATACAATGGTATCGTGCCAACACCTAATATGGAATTGAATGACCTTTCGGGATCAGGAATTATCAGATCTGGAGATTTCGATTTACCGGGAGAATACATCAAATGGGACAATAATCAGGTATTTGCTGCAGGTAACGAAGTACTTGATAATCGTGTGAATATTTTAGGATATGAAGATCAAAGAAATGGCCGTACTTATTATATCGATAATATATTGGAGTTTAGTGAAGAGTTTCAGGGTGTAGATTTGGCAGCTTTAGCAGCCGAAACAGGCTCGCAGTACGCATATTTCTATGAATTTTTAAAGAGTTCAGGACTTTACGATGAGGCTTCAGGTGCCATCGATGGTATCGAATTAGGAACGCCGTATACTTTTGTTATTCCTAGTAATGATGCCATAAGACAAGCTGTAATGGATGGTGTATTGCCAGGAGATGCTGTAACCGGAGAACCCAACTTTGTTCCGGCTAACGATATAGCGAGAGAAGGTATATCAAATTTTGTTAAGTACCATTTTATAGCTACACGTACGGCCTCCGATGATGGACTAATTAACGGATTAACAGAAACACTACTTAAAACAGAGTTTGGCGAGAAAACCTATGTGAATATCGTTTCCGGTCCTGGTGATCTAAACTTTGTTGATGCAGGTAACAGAATCGCTAACTACATTCCTTTAGAAAGTAATCATTTAGCCGATCGTACACTGATTCACTTAGTAGATAATTATCTTTTATACACGGAATAA
- a CDS encoding RagB/SusD family nutrient uptake outer membrane protein has product MRNKIIYNLVLIVVMLLQSCDSYLDLQPENGTVREEFWKTKEDVQAAVIGIYSGLLNTPGSGTTIAEYSFMYGELRGGMVGAGIGSSNDQIDIITSNILPSNTVASWGTFYTVINYCNTVIDLAPNVLALDPTFTQEQLDQYLSEALAIRAYLYFTLARTFRDVPLKLEATLSDDDNFQIPTSSQEVIFNQVVTDLTTALNTAVEDYGDIPSNKGRITKDAINAMLADVYLWQEDYTNALIAADAVINSPAGYELVPGSASWFTTVFARGNSSESIFEFQYTPENRGPFYSIFLQRPQYLADAGVLEDVFGLDFEDPENKDVRGERASLIPGTNEIYKFTGLNEDQRKANEDSDTHWFVYRYADVLLMKAEALNELDRGDEALEIIEEIRESRLAIDLTKEEVSGADKNGVRMYILAERARELAFEGKRWFDVLRNARKDNYTYIDIILGIAIQTAPANQQQSIVAKLKDPNSHYLPIYEYELYTNKALVQNPFYK; this is encoded by the coding sequence ATGCGAAATAAAATAATATACAACCTAGTGTTAATTGTTGTAATGCTGTTACAGTCTTGCGACAGTTATCTAGATTTACAGCCAGAAAACGGAACGGTTCGTGAAGAATTCTGGAAAACGAAAGAAGATGTACAGGCCGCTGTTATAGGTATCTATTCCGGATTATTAAACACACCGGGGTCAGGAACAACCATAGCAGAATACAGTTTTATGTATGGCGAACTTAGAGGAGGCATGGTAGGCGCTGGCATTGGCTCTAGTAACGACCAAATAGATATAATAACCTCTAATATTTTGCCTTCTAATACCGTAGCCTCTTGGGGAACGTTTTATACGGTAATCAACTATTGTAATACGGTAATTGATTTAGCGCCCAATGTACTGGCTTTAGATCCAACCTTTACCCAAGAGCAGTTAGACCAATATTTATCTGAAGCCTTGGCGATAAGAGCATACCTGTATTTTACACTGGCCAGAACCTTTAGGGATGTGCCTTTAAAATTAGAAGCCACCTTATCGGATGATGATAATTTTCAAATTCCAACATCATCTCAGGAGGTGATTTTCAATCAGGTGGTTACCGATTTAACAACGGCTTTAAATACTGCAGTAGAAGATTATGGAGATATCCCGTCTAACAAAGGGCGTATCACCAAAGACGCGATCAATGCGATGTTGGCCGACGTGTACTTATGGCAGGAAGATTATACCAATGCCTTAATAGCTGCCGATGCCGTTATTAATTCACCAGCAGGTTATGAACTAGTTCCAGGTAGTGCATCATGGTTTACCACTGTATTTGCTAGAGGGAACTCTAGCGAAAGTATTTTTGAATTTCAATATACACCGGAAAATAGAGGACCTTTTTACTCTATCTTTTTACAACGTCCACAGTATTTAGCTGATGCAGGTGTTCTGGAAGATGTTTTTGGATTGGATTTTGAAGACCCGGAAAATAAAGATGTTCGTGGCGAGCGCGCCTCATTAATACCGGGAACCAATGAAATTTATAAGTTTACAGGTCTGAATGAAGATCAGCGTAAAGCTAATGAAGACTCAGACACGCATTGGTTTGTATACCGCTATGCGGATGTATTGCTAATGAAAGCTGAAGCCCTTAATGAATTGGATCGCGGCGATGAAGCTTTAGAGATTATAGAAGAAATTCGAGAGTCTCGATTAGCAATCGACTTAACTAAAGAAGAAGTTAGCGGGGCCGATAAAAACGGGGTTCGTATGTATATTTTAGCCGAAAGAGCCCGAGAACTGGCTTTCGAAGGCAAACGATGGTTTGATGTATTACGAAATGCCAGAAAAGATAATTACACTTATATAGACATTATCTTAGGGATTGCTATTCAAACGGCACCAGCAAACCAGCAACAAAGTATTGTTGCAAAACTTAAAGATCCTAACAGCCATTATTTGCCTATTTACGAGTATGAGCTGTATACCAATAAAGCCCTTGTGCAAAATCCGTTTTATAAATAA
- a CDS encoding fasciclin domain-containing protein, with protein sequence MKNIFKLPSVLRFVCLALFTVTVLYNCSDEKFKESTDETLNITEFLRANTDRYSLFLEILDITDYASFMNTYGTYTLFLPTNGAVEAYMSDLGVSTLDAVPLEDLQELAKLHILEQQVLTTSFTDGKIATPSMQGQFLITGAVNSADGSSITVNKSAKITTSNVEVGNGVIHEIDKVLRVATKTIAETIEADPSLSLFTEVMKATGWYEELDRPITYVDSVPSYLSVIAQTNAVFEEAGFSNLDDLKARYSHLDDPMNPEDSLNLFMAYRVSPGLNYLADLAVTPALLTKAPLEVISIKLAADTLLINEETFNGVLEKGFEIDRASSDETTSNGVVHLVKENYFIKKRLPAPVYFDLADQPEFRQLSSVFRVPGMWASLSNAELADVTWEGSPSVTYSCFDLGSSSRPGWHGDVLDILRLRDGYINNIEFNTPVIIKGQYKVWISWRQNGRAPNSVRAYFNDTQLARTFNMTEYGDSSTPERVLESQGYKRHISPFTSRYNCRLLGVINVETTGRHKFRLQSLAYAGGNSWLDVVEFRPVDMDQLYPKFEAGGDGLIYE encoded by the coding sequence ATGAAAAATATATTCAAATTACCTAGTGTGTTACGGTTTGTGTGTTTGGCCCTTTTTACGGTTACAGTTTTATATAACTGTTCAGATGAAAAGTTTAAAGAGTCAACCGACGAGACCTTGAATATCACAGAGTTTTTAAGAGCCAATACCGATCGGTATTCGCTGTTTCTCGAGATTTTAGATATTACCGATTACGCATCTTTTATGAATACCTACGGAACCTATACTTTGTTCCTGCCAACCAATGGAGCGGTAGAGGCTTATATGAGCGATTTAGGCGTGAGTACTTTAGATGCTGTACCTCTTGAAGATCTACAGGAATTAGCAAAGCTACATATCCTTGAACAACAAGTTTTGACGACCTCATTTACTGATGGTAAAATTGCAACGCCAAGTATGCAAGGTCAGTTTTTAATTACCGGAGCAGTAAACAGTGCCGATGGTTCCAGTATAACGGTAAATAAATCAGCAAAAATAACCACCTCCAATGTTGAGGTTGGAAATGGTGTAATACATGAGATCGATAAGGTGCTTAGAGTTGCAACTAAAACTATAGCCGAGACTATTGAAGCTGACCCTTCTTTATCTCTGTTTACAGAGGTCATGAAAGCCACCGGTTGGTACGAAGAGCTAGATCGCCCCATTACTTATGTAGATAGTGTACCGTCTTATTTAAGTGTTATAGCGCAAACCAATGCGGTTTTTGAAGAAGCAGGTTTTTCTAATTTAGACGATTTAAAAGCACGTTATAGCCATTTAGACGACCCTATGAATCCAGAAGACAGCTTAAACTTGTTTATGGCTTATAGAGTGTCACCAGGTTTAAATTATTTAGCCGATTTAGCGGTTACTCCAGCCTTACTGACTAAAGCGCCTTTAGAGGTTATTAGTATAAAACTGGCTGCAGATACGCTTTTAATTAACGAGGAAACCTTTAATGGAGTTCTTGAAAAAGGTTTTGAAATTGATAGAGCATCGAGTGATGAAACGACCTCTAACGGAGTCGTACATTTGGTTAAAGAAAATTACTTTATCAAAAAACGTTTACCGGCACCCGTGTATTTTGACTTAGCCGATCAGCCAGAATTCAGACAATTAAGTTCTGTTTTTAGAGTGCCAGGTATGTGGGCATCACTTTCAAATGCTGAATTAGCCGATGTAACTTGGGAAGGCTCCCCGAGTGTCACCTATTCTTGTTTCGACCTAGGTAGCTCGAGCAGACCTGGATGGCATGGCGATGTGTTAGACATACTTCGCTTACGTGATGGTTATATTAACAACATAGAATTCAATACCCCTGTAATTATTAAAGGGCAATATAAAGTATGGATTTCTTGGCGTCAAAATGGTAGAGCTCCTAATTCAGTAAGAGCGTACTTTAATGACACGCAGCTTGCAAGAACATTTAATATGACCGAATACGGAGATAGTAGTACACCAGAGCGTGTTTTAGAGTCACAAGGATACAAACGTCATATTTCACCTTTTACGTCTAGATATAACTGTAGATTGTTAGGGGTTATCAACGTAGAAACGACAGGAAGACATAAATTCAGACTGCAATCTTTGGCATATGCCGGAGGTAACAGTTGGCTTGATGTGGTGGAGTTTAGGCCGGTAGACATGGATCAATTATATCCTAAGTTTGAAGCCGGAGGAGATGGACTTATCTATGAGTAA